The Pelagibacterium halotolerans B2 nucleotide sequence TTGAATACTATCAGGACATGGCCGAGGCCGGCTGTTTTCAGCCAGGCTTCGAGGCGGCTGGTATTCCCCAGCTCTTTGCCGCGATGGCCGGGGCGCAGGTGCTTACCGGCGTGGGTCCGGCGACCCTGATGGGCGCCGTGATGGGCATGAACCCAGAGATCGACCTGCGCATGACCACTTGGGTCGGGGGTGGAGAAAACGGCCGTGTGGCCATTGCCGACTACAATGACTCGCTTTCGATAAATGCCGCTACCGAGCATGAAGATGCCGCTGTGGCGTTCGTTGAGTGGGTGGCCGAGCCGGCCCAGCAGGCGGTATTTGCCGAAGTGGCCGGTGGCACGCCGCTTTCGGTCGCCGATACGCTCGAATTCGGTGACCGTTACGCTGATCTGGTCCCTTATCACGAAGCGGGCAGGGTGACCGGGCTGCCTCACACCGCATGGCGCAATGTCGAGGTTCGCGATGCCATTAATGCCGGAGCCAACGGTCTCGTCACCGGCCAATTCACCGTGGACGAAGTGCTCGCCATGCTCGACGAAGCGTGGGACGACTGAGCTCGACCAAACAAGCTGGGGTAGCAATCGTGTTTGCACGCCAAATCAATGATGGGACACGCCAAAGGCGCGTGTCCCGCGCTCCGTTGACCTGGGCCGTGCCGGCTCTTCTCGTGGTTTTCGTGTTCCACTACGGAGCGGTTATCGCCGGCGGCTGGTATGCTTTCACCGACTGGGACGGTTTCACTGAACCCGATTTCGTGGGACTGGAAAATTTCGCTCGCATCTTTTCGAGTAGCCAGGCCCTGGGGGCGTTGGCCAACACCCTCAAACTGACGGTGGCGTTCGTGATCGGTGCCAACGCGATCGGCCTTGTGCTTGCCATGGCGCTCAACAAGGGCCTGAAATCGCGTTTCGTACTGAGGAGCGTCTTTTTCGCGCCCGTCGTCATGAGCCCTCTTGCCGTTGCCTACATCTGGCAATTCGTCTTTGAGGTTCAGGGGCCGGTCAATGCGCTTCTGGGCACGGTGGGCCTGGAAAGCTGGCAGCGGGTCTGGCTTGGCGACGCGACCTTTGCCATCTGGGCCGTCTGGGCCGTAATGGTGTGGCAATTCAGCGGGCTTTGCATGGCCTTCTACCTTGCCGGTCTGCAGTCTATTCCCGAGGATCTGACCGAGGCTGCCGAGATCGACGGAGCTTCGTCATGGCGCACCTTCCGCCGCATCGTGTTCCCCATGCTCGCCCCTGCGGCGACCGTCAGCATCAGCCTGACGACCATTTTCGGGCTGCGGGTCTTCGACCAGATCATGGCTTTGACCCGTGGCGGGCCCGGCTACGCCACCGAGACGCTTGCCACTCAGGTCTATAAGCAGACTTTCGCCTTTGGAAATTTCGGCTATGGCGCAGCGTTTGCGCTGGTTCTGACGGCGCTGGTGCTTGTTGTTTCAGCACTGCAATTGACCATTCTCAGGCGCAGGGAGCGCGTTCTCCAATGAGCAACCGATATACGCCTGCCAGATTGGGTATCGAGATTGTTGCAATGCTGGTGGCTCTGGCCTGGTGCATTCCATTCTACTACCTGCTCATCGTCGCGGTGAAGCCCAACACCGAGGTTTTCACCGATCCAATGGGCTGGCCCTCCGAAATCGTACTTGGCAATTTCGCCGAGGCATGGGCCGGCACGATGGGGGTCTCGATCGGCCAGGCATTGCTCAACAGTGCGATCATCACGCTGGGCAGCGTCTTCGTGCTGATCGCTGTGGGTGCAGTGACCGCCTATGTCGTGGCCCGGTCTCGTGCCCTGGTCAGTCTCGCCATGTTTTCCTTTTTCGTCGTGGGGTTGATCCTGCCCCACCAACTGGCCGTGGTTCCACTGTTCGCCGCGATGCGCAGCCTCGGACTTGTGGGCAACCATCTGGGCATGATCGTGCTCTATTCGGGCCTCATGATGCCAATGGCAATCTTCCTGTATGCGGGATTTGTGCGCACCATCCCCAAAGACTACGAGGAGGCCGCCGAAGTCGATGGGGCAGGGCGCGGCAGGATCTTTTGGAAGGTGGTCTTTCCCTTACTCCGTCCGGTCACGGCGACGGTAGCGATCATGACGGGGATGATCATCTGGAACGATTTCTTCAATCAGGTGATCTTTCTCAGCGGGAGCGATGTGCAGACTCTGCCCGTGGCGATCTATGGGTTCGTCGGAGAATTCACCGCCCGCTGGAACATGGTTTTTGCCGTGGTGCTTGTGGCGATCGCTCCGGTGCTCGGCTTTTACCTGTTCGCTCAAAAGCAGCTCATTGAGGGCTTCACCGGCGGCATCAAAGGTTAGGAAAAAAGATGGCATCAATAACATTCCAGGGTGTCACGAAGCGCTATGCCGGCGGCATTCGTGCGGTGGACAGCCTCGATCTTGAAATCCGCGAAGGCGAATTCATGGTCATCGTGGGGCCCTCGGGATGCGGCAAGACCACGGCGTTGCGCATGGCGGCAGGTCTCGAGGAAATTTCCGAGGGACGATTGCTCATCGGCGATCGCGTGGTCAACGATGTGTCGGCCCGCGATAGAGACATCGCCATGGTGTTTCAGAGCTATGCGCTCTATCCCCACATGACGATTGCGCAGAATATTGCCTTTCCCCTCGAAAGCCAGAAGCTGGCCAAGGCGGAAATCGAGGAGCGTGTCAGAAGCGCGGCGCGTACACTGGGCCTTGAAGACTATCTCGATCGCTTGCCCAGGCAGTTGTCGGGCGGCCAGCGTCAGCGTGTGGCCATGGGGCGGGCTATTGTGCGTCGGCCGCAGGCTTTCCTAATGGACGAGCCGCTGTCAAATCTCGATGCTAAACTGCGCACTCAGATGCGCACCGAAATCATAGAGTTGCAGCGGCGGCTCGGGGTTTCGACCCTCTACGTCACCCACGATCAGGTTGAAGCCATGACCATGGGGCATCGGATTGCCATAATGCGTAAGGGTGTCCTGCAGCAGGCCGGCACGCCGCTAGAACTCTACGACGCGCCCGCCAATCTGTTTGTGGCAGCCTTTATCGGTTCTCCAGCCATGAACCTCGTGGGTGCCCGGCTCGTTGAGGACGGCCGCACGCCGGCGCTCGATATCGGCGACCAGCGTCTCTCGCTCGGGGCGCACGCCGAACGGTTCGCCGGTGTGGCGGACCGCTACGGACAAGAGGTGGTCGTGGGCATTCGACCCGAACACCTGCAGGTACCCGGTGATGGCAATCAGGCCTGGCCGCAATTGCGCGCAAGGATGCGCATGGTGGAAGAATTGCCGCCCGAGAAGATGGTCCATGTGACGATCGCAGGCCAGCCGGTCACAAGCGATACGGTGGTGGAGGCGATCGCCGATTCCGACAAGGGTATCGTACAGGATCTCCAGCGTCAGGCCGATGCGGCGGAAGTCTCGGTCATCGCCCGCATGGATATCGAGAAACCGTTGCCATCCGATGGTGAATTTGCTCTCTCGCTCAATACTGCGAGGCTTCATCTGTTCGATCCCCGAACGGGTGCCACGCTGGTATAGGCCAGGGGAATGACGGGGCGACAAAGAGAATAGCGATGATTGAAAACTCCGCTGCCGAGGACAAGCTGGCCCGCCGCCACGCACAGGCGCCCGCAGAAGACGAAAAAGTGTCGAAATCGGCGCGCGCCAAGGCCGATAAACTGCGCCGTATCAAAGATGCGGCGCTGGGCATGTTTTTGACCAAGGGCTTTGACAAGGCCACTACCCGCGATATCGCACGCATCGCCGATGTCGCCAATGGCACGATCTTTCTTTATGCGGCCAACAAGCGCGAATTGTTGTTCCTGCTCTACAATGACGAGATCGAGACCGCCGTGAACAATTCGATTGCGCGGATCGAC carries:
- a CDS encoding carbohydrate ABC transporter permease, whose translation is MFARQINDGTRQRRVSRAPLTWAVPALLVVFVFHYGAVIAGGWYAFTDWDGFTEPDFVGLENFARIFSSSQALGALANTLKLTVAFVIGANAIGLVLAMALNKGLKSRFVLRSVFFAPVVMSPLAVAYIWQFVFEVQGPVNALLGTVGLESWQRVWLGDATFAIWAVWAVMVWQFSGLCMAFYLAGLQSIPEDLTEAAEIDGASSWRTFRRIVFPMLAPAATVSISLTTIFGLRVFDQIMALTRGGPGYATETLATQVYKQTFAFGNFGYGAAFALVLTALVLVVSALQLTILRRRERVLQ
- a CDS encoding carbohydrate ABC transporter permease, coding for MSNRYTPARLGIEIVAMLVALAWCIPFYYLLIVAVKPNTEVFTDPMGWPSEIVLGNFAEAWAGTMGVSIGQALLNSAIITLGSVFVLIAVGAVTAYVVARSRALVSLAMFSFFVVGLILPHQLAVVPLFAAMRSLGLVGNHLGMIVLYSGLMMPMAIFLYAGFVRTIPKDYEEAAEVDGAGRGRIFWKVVFPLLRPVTATVAIMTGMIIWNDFFNQVIFLSGSDVQTLPVAIYGFVGEFTARWNMVFAVVLVAIAPVLGFYLFAQKQLIEGFTGGIKG
- a CDS encoding ABC transporter ATP-binding protein, which encodes MASITFQGVTKRYAGGIRAVDSLDLEIREGEFMVIVGPSGCGKTTALRMAAGLEEISEGRLLIGDRVVNDVSARDRDIAMVFQSYALYPHMTIAQNIAFPLESQKLAKAEIEERVRSAARTLGLEDYLDRLPRQLSGGQRQRVAMGRAIVRRPQAFLMDEPLSNLDAKLRTQMRTEIIELQRRLGVSTLYVTHDQVEAMTMGHRIAIMRKGVLQQAGTPLELYDAPANLFVAAFIGSPAMNLVGARLVEDGRTPALDIGDQRLSLGAHAERFAGVADRYGQEVVVGIRPEHLQVPGDGNQAWPQLRARMRMVEELPPEKMVHVTIAGQPVTSDTVVEAIADSDKGIVQDLQRQADAAEVSVIARMDIEKPLPSDGEFALSLNTARLHLFDPRTGATLV